A single window of Uloborus diversus isolate 005 chromosome 5, Udiv.v.3.1, whole genome shotgun sequence DNA harbors:
- the LOC129222428 gene encoding innexin shaking-B-like produces the protein MLEVLRSLKGLLKISRVHTDNNVFRLHYTVTVVVLIAFCVIVTTKQFVGEPIDCIHSGEVPESVINTFCWIHTTYTVPSAHGKEVGKEVPHPGIDSTQDEKLFRYHKYYQWVCFTLFFQAALFYVPRWLWRVWEGGKIRALTMDLDIGLCSEQEKKQKKKLLVDYLMGSLRQHDWYALRYFLCEAMAFANVVGQLFLMDRFFEGEFLSYGIEVIRYSEKDQEMRTDPMIRIFPRVTKCRFHKYGASGNIEVHDALCVLPLNVINEKIYIFLWFWFIILSVLTGAVLVFRVVIAACPLVRVHLLNMRFRIVHLDHLHTVVRRGSVGDWFLVYMLGQNIDAVIFKEVLAEMAKRMTTEPKEAA, from the coding sequence ATGCTCGAGGTGTTGCGCAGCCTGAAGGGCCTGCTGAAGATCAGCAGGGTTCACACAGACAACAACGTCTTCCGGCTGCACTACACAGTCACGGTCGTGGTGCTCATCGCCTTCTGCGTCATCGTCACCACCAAGCAGTTCGTCGGGGAGCCCATCGACTGCATACACAGCGGGGAAGTGCCCGAGTCGGTCATCAACACGTTCTGCTGGATACACACTACCTACACCGTCCCCTCGGCCCACGGGAAGGAGGTGGGCAAGGAGGTACCCCACCCGGGCATCGACTCGACCCAGGACGAGAAGCTCTTCCGATACCACAAGTACTACCAGTGGGTCTGCTTCACGCTGTTTTTCCAGGCCGCGCTCTTCTACGTCCCGCGCTGGCTGTGGCGCGTGTGGGAAGGGGGCAAGATCCGGGCCCTGACCATGGACCTGGACATCGGACTGTGCAGCGAGCAGGAGAAGAAGCAGAAGAAGAAACTGCTGGTGGACTACCTGATGGGTAGTCTGAGACAGCATGACTGGTACGCTCTGCGCTACTTCCTCTGCGAAGCTATGGCGTTCGCCAACGTGGTGGGTCAGCTCTTCCTGATGGATCGCTTCTTCGAGGGCGAATTCCTCAGCTACGGTATCGAAGTGATTCGCTATAGCGAGAAGGACCAGGAAATGCGCACCGATCCCATGATCCGCATCTTCCCCAGAGTCACCAAGTGCCGCTTTCACAAGTACGGTGCCTCGGGAAACATTGAAGTGCACGACGCGCTGTGTGTGCTGCCTTTGAACGTCATCAACGAGAAGATATACATCTTCCTGTGGTTCTGGTTCATCATACTCTCCGTGCTCACGGGAGCGGTTCTGGTGTTTCGCGTTGTGATCGCCGCCTGCCCACTGGTCAGGGTGCATCTGCTCAACATGCGATTCCGCATCGTGCATCTGGACCACTTGCACACTGTGGTGCGACGCGGGTCCGTGGGCGACTGGTTCCTGGTGTACATGCTCGGACAAAACATTGACGCGGTCATCTTCAAGGAAGTGCTCGCCGAGATGGCCAAGAGAATGACTACCGAGCCCAAGGAGGCCGCATGA